The DNA segment ATAATAAGCTAATAAGATGATGGGAAAATAGCAAAGAAGAAGATTCAACCCATTATAACATTTCATCATTGTATCATTAAATCATTGCAGCACTAATCTAGTCAGTTCGAGTGCCGACAGAGGAGGTGTATCGAGAACAAGACGGCTTTTTGAACCAGGAAATAGAATAGAGAGCAAAGAATAAAGAACAGAGACAATTAGCTGATGAGATAATAAGCTAATAAGATGATGGGAAAATAGCAAAGAAGAAGATTCAACCCATTATAACATTTCATCATTGTATCATTAAATCATTGCAGCATTAATCCAGTCAGTTCGAGTGCCGAGAGAGGAGGAGTATCGAGAACTAGACGGCCTTATTAAGTTAACTTATACTTATTTAAAATAGTTAAAGCTTCGGTACGGTTTTTAATTTGAAGTTTATCAAAAATTTTTCGGTTATGCGTTCTTACTGTTGTAACAGATATAAATAAGTTTTCAGCTATTTCTTTATCACTCAACCCTCTACCTAATAAAATAAGGACTTCCATTTCCCTTTTAGAAAGCTTATCCATGTGAGGCGGAAGCTCTTCTTTACGGTTATCTAGCTTATCTTTAATGACTCTTATTTCAGCTTCTAGTTCGGCGTTTAATTTCTCTATACGTTCATTTTCTTCTTGAACAATTAGCTTTTCCTTTTGAGCTTTTTGCCATTTTCTATAAATAAAAATAGAGATAAAAATGACGATAATAAGGCTCAGCCCAATAATTATAGAAATAAGTTGTTGAATCTTTTTTTGACCTTTGTGAATTTTAATTTCGTTTTCACTTTTTAGTTTATGAATATCTAATTCATTTTGGTACTCCAGCCAAGCTTCTTTTCTTCCAATTTCTTTATCTTTTTCAATAGAAAATAATGAATCATTAATTAGTTTAAATTGTTGGTAATAGGAGAGCGAGGAGTCGTACATCAACTCTTTCTCATATACCATTGACAGTAATTCGTACGTTTTTCCTAGTTCTTTGGATGATTCAATCTCAGCTGCATATTTTTGAGCTTCGTACAAGTAGCTTTTAGCAATAAAAAGTTGATGATTTAAATAATAGATTTCTCCGAGTGTATTTAAGGTAGAAATATTACCCCATTTATCACCATTGACTTTACTTAATGAGTCAGCTTGAACACCATATTCTTTGGCTTTTAACAAATCTTTTTGACAGATAGGTTGATGTGACTTAGCTTGTTTTAAAAATAAACTACTCAAACTAGAAAGGCAGAATTCCTTTCCTCGGTTATCATTTAATTCAGTACGAATAGCCAAACTAAGATGAAGTAATGAATCAGCAAGCTGATATTGAGCAGTTTGAGTATAGGAAATTCCAAGACTACTATAGGTCCATGCAATAGCCATCTTGTTTTGAACTAATTCAAAACCCTTAGCTGCTTTTTCAAAGTATTCAATTGCTTTTAAAGGTTCAGACTGACTTTCGAAAATCAAACCAATATTAGCATTAGACATTGCAATTCCAGCTGTGTCTTCTATTTGATTTCTGATAGCTAAAGATTTTAAGTGAAACTCTAGAGAAAAAGGATAATCTCCTTTCATATAGTGAATATTAGCTATGTTGTTGTAAACGGTAGCTTCATTGTGTTGATCGGCTTTTGTTTGAAAAATTTCTAAGCACTTTTCATAATAGTAAATAGAAGAGTCAAAATCACTTTTCATTTTATGATATACCCCCATATTGTTAAGGTATAATTCTTCAACATTATTGAGGTTTTTTGGGGCTTCTTTCCATTTGTTGAGTAATGCTTTTTGTTGTTGAGCAATCATCAAAGAAGAGTCAATGTCAGCATAAACAGCAGTTTGAAAATCAAGGTTTAACTGCTGAAACAGAATGGAGTCATTTTCTACCGTATTTTGTGCAATCAAGAAGAAGTTAACACCTATGAAGTAAAGTGTTACCAGCAATTTAAATGGCCCCATATATTATTGAATTAACGTTCTAATTTTAGAGGCTTGTTCTTTGATAAATTGCTTTGATAAATTGTCTGTCATAGGAACATGAAATAAAATAGGAACCCCTGTGTTTTTAGTGATAATAGCTTCGGTTTCTTTGTTTTCATCGCCTGTAACAACTATACCTTTTATCGTGTAGTTTTTAGATTGAAGATATTGAATTGATAATAGTGTATGATTAATACTTCCTAAATAATTCTTTGTAACCAAAATGATTTCAACATCACAAAAAGGAATAATGTCTGTAACGTAGGTCCCTTTTTCATCGATTGGAACCATAACTCCTCCAGCACCTTCAATAATCAAGTTGGTAGATGAAGGAGGGATAATATCCTTTAGTTTTATTTCAATACCATCCAACTTTGCAGATAAATGAGGTGAGAGTGGTTGCGTTAAACGATAGGATTCAGGGTAAATCATAATCTTTTTTGAAATCAAATCTAAAATTTTATGACTATCCGAATGTTCTAAATCCCCACTTTGAATGGGCTTCCAATAGTTTGCTGTTAATGCTTGTACTAACACTGCCGAAACGACTGTTTTTCCAACTTCTGTATCAATTCCAGTAACAAAATACCTCATTAATTATCTGTTTTCTTCTATTTGATTATTGTTTATTACAGCAACTACTTTTCCTGTAAATTCGGTACCAATATAAGGTGAATTTTTACTTTTTGAGGCTATATCTTTAGCTTC comes from the Flavobacteriales bacterium genome and includes:
- a CDS encoding tetratricopeptide repeat protein, producing MGPFKLLVTLYFIGVNFFLIAQNTVENDSILFQQLNLDFQTAVYADIDSSLMIAQQQKALLNKWKEAPKNLNNVEELYLNNMGVYHKMKSDFDSSIYYYEKCLEIFQTKADQHNEATVYNNIANIHYMKGDYPFSLEFHLKSLAIRNQIEDTAGIAMSNANIGLIFESQSEPLKAIEYFEKAAKGFELVQNKMAIAWTYSSLGISYTQTAQYQLADSLLHLSLAIRTELNDNRGKEFCLSSLSSLFLKQAKSHQPICQKDLLKAKEYGVQADSLSKVNGDKWGNISTLNTLGEIYYLNHQLFIAKSYLYEAQKYAAEIESSKELGKTYELLSMVYEKELMYDSSLSYYQQFKLINDSLFSIEKDKEIGRKEAWLEYQNELDIHKLKSENEIKIHKGQKKIQQLISIIIGLSLIIVIFISIFIYRKWQKAQKEKLIVQEENERIEKLNAELEAEIRVIKDKLDNRKEELPPHMDKLSKREMEVLILLGRGLSDKEIAENLFISVTTVRTHNRKIFDKLQIKNRTEALTILNKYKLT
- the bioD gene encoding dethiobiotin synthase — encoded protein: MRYFVTGIDTEVGKTVVSAVLVQALTANYWKPIQSGDLEHSDSHKILDLISKKIMIYPESYRLTQPLSPHLSAKLDGIEIKLKDIIPPSSTNLIIEGAGGVMVPIDEKGTYVTDIIPFCDVEIILVTKNYLGSINHTLLSIQYLQSKNYTIKGIVVTGDENKETEAIITKNTGVPILFHVPMTDNLSKQFIKEQASKIRTLIQ